One Pseudomonas sp. AN-1 genomic region harbors:
- a CDS encoding zinc-binding alcohol dehydrogenase family protein, whose protein sequence is MKAISFTQHALPIDNPQALIDISLPRPTPGPRDLLVEVRAVSVNPVDTKVRAGTFTKEPKILGWDATGIVREVGAEVTLFQPGDEVFYAGSIARTGSYSEFHLVDERIVGHKPHSLSAADAAALPLTSITAWELLFDRLGVVEGTGEGKCLLITGAAGGVGSMLVQLARKLTRLTVIGTASRQETADWVRQLGAHHVIDHSQPLLAQLQALGVPEIDYVASLTHTEQHFAQLIDVLKPQGRLGVIDDPETLDVMPLKRKSLSLHWELMFTRSLYETPDMINQYHLLNRVSALIDQGVLQTTVGEHFGAINAANMRRAHALIESGKARGKIVLEGF, encoded by the coding sequence ATGAAAGCCATCAGCTTTACCCAGCACGCGTTGCCCATCGACAACCCACAAGCATTGATCGACATCAGTCTCCCGCGGCCCACGCCTGGCCCTCGGGATCTGCTGGTCGAAGTTCGCGCGGTATCAGTGAATCCGGTGGATACCAAGGTGCGCGCCGGAACTTTCACAAAAGAACCGAAAATCCTCGGCTGGGACGCCACAGGCATTGTCCGCGAGGTCGGCGCTGAAGTGACGCTGTTTCAGCCGGGCGATGAAGTGTTCTATGCCGGCTCGATTGCCCGCACCGGCAGCTACAGCGAATTCCATTTGGTCGATGAGCGGATCGTCGGGCACAAGCCTCATTCATTGAGTGCCGCCGATGCGGCAGCGTTGCCATTGACCTCGATCACGGCCTGGGAATTGTTGTTTGACCGGCTCGGTGTCGTCGAGGGTACGGGGGAGGGCAAGTGCCTGTTGATCACTGGAGCGGCTGGCGGCGTCGGTTCGATGCTGGTGCAACTGGCCCGAAAGTTGACCCGCCTTACCGTCATTGGTACCGCCTCACGCCAGGAAACCGCTGATTGGGTGCGGCAGTTGGGCGCGCATCACGTGATCGATCACAGCCAGCCACTGCTCGCACAGTTGCAAGCGCTCGGTGTGCCGGAGATCGACTATGTCGCCAGCCTAACCCACACCGAACAACACTTTGCACAACTGATCGACGTGCTCAAGCCACAGGGGCGTCTGGGTGTGATTGACGATCCCGAAACCCTCGATGTGATGCCGCTCAAGCGAAAGTCGCTGTCATTGCATTGGGAGCTGATGTTCACCCGCTCGCTGTACGAAACCCCGGACATGATTAATCAGTATCACCTGCTCAATCGGGTCAGCGCTCTGATTGACCAAGGTGTTCTGCAAACTACCGTGGGCGAGCACTTTGGTGCGATCAATGCGGCAAACATGCGTCGTGCCCATGCGCTGATCGAGAGCGGCAAGGCCCGGGGCAAGATCGTTCTCGAAGGTTTCTGA
- a CDS encoding LLM class oxidoreductase yields MYQPSTIPYQEHRGFKRTFRQGHLSLGLFFPLEAFEGDTPSMLDQVALAKRAEALGFSALWFRDVPLRDPSFGDVGQVFDPWVYLGYMAAHTTKIALGTASIALTLRNPLHTAKAAASVDQLSDGRLLLGVASGDRPVEFPAFNVNPEKRAEVFRERCEVIRQTHSTYFEPIRWNGGELLGADLIPKPTTRQIPLFVTGHSRQSLDWIARESHGWINYPRPPKIQRMIVDDWRQQVMTECGPVYKPFIQSLYIDLDARPSTPPSPIHLGFRLGRDHLRTLLEKLQEIGVDHVILNLKYGKRSAVDVIEELGTHIVPHFGAQVSGKLS; encoded by the coding sequence ATGTACCAACCGAGCACGATCCCCTACCAAGAGCATAGGGGATTCAAACGAACCTTCAGGCAGGGTCATCTAAGCCTTGGGCTGTTCTTTCCCCTGGAGGCTTTCGAAGGTGATACACCGAGCATGCTAGATCAGGTCGCGCTGGCCAAACGTGCAGAGGCACTTGGTTTTTCGGCGCTCTGGTTTCGCGACGTCCCACTCAGGGACCCAAGCTTCGGCGATGTCGGCCAGGTTTTCGACCCCTGGGTGTATCTGGGCTACATGGCAGCCCATACAACAAAAATCGCACTAGGTACCGCCTCCATCGCCCTTACTTTGCGTAATCCCTTGCACACGGCAAAGGCCGCGGCGAGCGTCGATCAGTTGAGCGACGGCCGCTTGCTTCTAGGGGTGGCTTCGGGCGACCGTCCGGTGGAGTTCCCCGCATTCAACGTTAATCCCGAAAAGCGTGCCGAGGTCTTTCGAGAACGCTGCGAAGTGATACGCCAGACCCATAGCACCTACTTCGAGCCCATTCGCTGGAATGGCGGTGAATTGCTGGGGGCTGACCTCATCCCCAAGCCCACGACTCGTCAAATCCCACTTTTCGTGACCGGCCACAGTCGCCAGTCGTTGGATTGGATCGCGCGCGAAAGCCACGGATGGATCAACTATCCACGTCCTCCGAAAATACAGCGGATGATCGTGGATGACTGGAGACAACAGGTCATGACCGAGTGCGGCCCGGTCTACAAGCCGTTCATACAGTCGCTTTACATCGACCTCGATGCACGCCCGTCCACACCACCCTCCCCCATTCACCTAGGATTTCGCCTGGGGCGTGACCACCTGCGAACCTTGCTGGAGAAGCTCCAGGAAATCGGCGTTGACCATGTCATCCTTAACCTGAAGTATGGCAAACGCTCAGCAGTCGACGTTATCGAAGAGCTCGGCACGCACATCGTTCCGCACTTCGGCGCACAGGTGTCTGGCAAACTGAGCTGA
- a CDS encoding alkene reductase has translation MIQSALFTTVQLGPYSLKNRIVLPPLTRSRSSQPGNIPNDLMATYYRQRTGAGFMVTEGTQIEPRGQGYAWTPGIHSTEQIEGWRKITDAVHAEGGVIFAQLWHVGRVSHTSLQPGGEAPVAPSAIRADNVKVFIETGPGTGALADPSTPRALSTKEVKELVELYAQAARNALDAGFDGVELHCANGYLVNQFISAHTNQRDDEYGGSLQNRLRFLREITLAVAGVVGKERVGVRFAPLFATTDEDRVYLGLVEEDPHQTYIEAVKILEEVGIAYLSLAEADWENAPELPETFREAVRKTFSGKIIYAGKYTAERGNRVIKAGWGDLIAFGRPFIANPDLPARIANNWPLNPVDPSSMYGGTDKGYTDYPTYKS, from the coding sequence ATGATACAGTCCGCGCTCTTCACAACCGTACAACTGGGGCCCTACAGCCTCAAGAACCGAATCGTTTTGCCACCGCTGACCCGTTCGCGTAGCTCCCAGCCTGGCAACATTCCGAACGATCTCATGGCCACCTATTACCGCCAGCGTACTGGCGCGGGATTCATGGTGACCGAAGGCACCCAGATCGAGCCTCGTGGACAGGGCTACGCCTGGACTCCTGGTATTCACAGCACCGAGCAGATTGAAGGCTGGCGCAAAATCACCGACGCCGTTCACGCCGAAGGGGGTGTGATCTTTGCTCAACTTTGGCATGTCGGCCGCGTGTCGCACACATCGCTGCAACCCGGTGGTGAAGCGCCCGTCGCGCCATCAGCCATCCGCGCGGACAACGTCAAGGTGTTCATCGAAACGGGCCCCGGCACGGGTGCACTGGCCGACCCATCGACCCCACGAGCCCTGTCCACCAAGGAGGTGAAGGAACTGGTTGAGCTCTACGCCCAAGCAGCCCGAAATGCTTTGGACGCAGGTTTTGACGGGGTGGAGCTTCACTGCGCGAACGGGTACCTGGTAAACCAGTTCATTTCGGCCCATACCAACCAGCGTGATGATGAATATGGCGGTTCGCTGCAGAACCGTCTTCGCTTCCTGCGCGAAATCACCCTCGCCGTTGCTGGTGTTGTCGGCAAGGAGCGCGTTGGCGTTCGCTTCGCCCCGCTGTTCGCGACCACAGACGAAGACCGCGTCTACCTTGGTCTGGTCGAAGAAGATCCTCATCAAACCTACATCGAGGCAGTGAAGATCCTCGAGGAAGTGGGCATTGCCTACCTGTCGCTCGCCGAAGCCGATTGGGAAAACGCACCCGAGTTGCCTGAGACGTTCCGGGAAGCTGTTCGTAAGACCTTCAGCGGCAAGATTATCTATGCCGGCAAGTACACCGCTGAACGAGGAAATCGCGTGATAAAAGCTGGCTGGGGCGACCTGATCGCTTTTGGCCGCCCCTTCATTGCGAACCCCGACCTGCCCGCTCGTATCGCCAACAACTGGCCGCTTAACCCAGTTGATCCAAGCAGCATGTACGGCGGTACCGATAAGGGCTACACCGACTACCCGACTTATAAATCCTAA
- the istB gene encoding IS21-like element helper ATPase IstB: MLHHPTLDKLQTLRLNGMLKALSEQMKTPDIDSLSFEERLGLLVDRELTEREDKRLSSRLRLARLRHSACIEDIDYRAPRGLDKALILQLSSGQWLRDGLNLIIGGPTGVGKTWLACALAHKACRDGYSVRYLRLPRLLEELGMSHGDGRFAKLMGSYAKTDLLILDDWGLAPLTAEQRRDMLELLDDRYGQRSTLVTSQMPVENWHDLIGDPTLADAILDRLVHNAYRIQLKGESMRKQTRKLTPPGSSD, translated from the coding sequence ATGCTGCACCACCCGACCCTGGACAAGCTCCAGACCCTGCGCCTGAACGGCATGCTCAAGGCCCTGAGCGAGCAGATGAAGACCCCCGACATCGACAGCCTGAGTTTCGAGGAGCGTCTCGGCCTGCTGGTCGACCGCGAACTGACCGAGCGCGAAGACAAACGCCTGAGCAGCCGCCTGCGCCTTGCCCGGTTACGCCACTCGGCTTGCATCGAGGACATCGACTACCGCGCCCCGCGCGGGCTGGACAAGGCGCTGATCCTCCAGCTGAGCAGCGGCCAATGGCTGCGCGACGGCCTCAACCTGATCATCGGCGGCCCCACCGGTGTGGGCAAGACCTGGCTGGCCTGCGCCCTGGCGCACAAAGCCTGCCGGGACGGCTACAGCGTGCGTTACCTGCGCCTGCCGCGGCTGCTGGAGGAGCTGGGCATGTCCCACGGCGATGGGCGCTTCGCCAAGCTGATGGGCAGCTATGCCAAGACCGACCTGCTGATCCTCGATGACTGGGGCCTGGCCCCGCTCACCGCCGAGCAGCGGCGCGACATGCTGGAGCTGCTGGACGACCGCTATGGCCAGCGCTCGACGCTGGTGACCAGCCAGATGCCGGTGGAAAACTGGCACGACCTGATCGGTGATCCGACCTTGGCCGACGCCATCCTCGACCGCCTGGTGCACAACGCCTATCGGATCCAGCTCAAGGGCGAATCGATGCGCAAGCAGACGAGGAAATTGACGCCGCCAGGCAGCTCGGACTAA
- a CDS encoding LysR family transcriptional regulator, whose amino-acid sequence MLNRMEMVRIFCAAAESGSFREAATRLGISPQGVTRAVQALEAELGEPLFHRNTRQVHITAFGQGYAQEARSALEHFDALFRSHRSEPELSGRIGITAPQTIGRHYLIPFLQPLMAAHPNLQFHLRLEDQMTDSVEAQIDIGIRVGLIRDRRYVAKALAPVPMHVVASPELINRTGVPRSTQALDACPVSALIDQRNGRPWPWLFADGQSFSPRQPVLICDDADTELEAILSGACFGQIPSYLASPFVRSGRLIRVLDDLAPPPWDLFIYRPQQGPVPRRVRLVFDHLTDAFRDSQRFPCG is encoded by the coding sequence ATGCTCAATCGCATGGAGATGGTCAGGATCTTTTGCGCCGCAGCCGAGTCCGGCAGTTTTCGCGAAGCCGCCACACGGTTGGGCATTTCTCCGCAGGGGGTCACGCGCGCCGTTCAGGCGCTGGAAGCTGAGTTGGGCGAGCCGCTGTTCCACCGCAATACCCGGCAGGTGCACATCACCGCCTTTGGCCAGGGCTATGCGCAGGAAGCCCGCTCGGCCCTCGAGCACTTCGATGCACTGTTTCGCTCACACCGCAGTGAACCCGAGCTTTCAGGCCGTATCGGGATCACCGCACCGCAAACCATTGGCCGACACTACCTGATTCCGTTTCTGCAGCCGCTGATGGCGGCTCATCCGAACCTGCAGTTCCACTTGCGGTTGGAAGACCAGATGACTGACTCGGTGGAGGCTCAGATCGACATCGGTATCCGGGTTGGCTTGATACGCGACCGTCGCTACGTTGCGAAGGCACTGGCACCAGTTCCCATGCATGTGGTTGCCAGCCCGGAACTGATCAACCGGACCGGCGTGCCGCGCTCGACTCAGGCGCTGGACGCCTGTCCGGTGTCGGCGTTGATCGACCAACGCAATGGCAGACCCTGGCCGTGGCTGTTTGCCGACGGCCAGAGCTTCAGCCCCCGGCAACCGGTGCTGATCTGCGACGACGCCGATACCGAGTTGGAGGCAATTCTGTCCGGCGCGTGCTTTGGCCAGATCCCGTCCTACCTGGCCAGCCCCTTCGTCCGCAGCGGCAGGTTGATAAGGGTGCTGGACGACCTTGCCCCGCCACCCTGGGACTTGTTCATCTACCGCCCACAGCAGGGGCCCGTACCACGTCGAGTGCGCCTAGTGTTCGATCATCTGACTGACGCATTTCGGGACTCGCAACGTTTTCCTTGCGGCTGA
- a CDS encoding SDR family oxidoreductase codes for MSNNISGKVVIITGASSGLGEATARHLAALGARVVLAARRKDKLDALVTELVAAGGQAVAYQTDVTSQDDIKALIQGAVDTFGRLDVLVNNAGLMAIAPLSEGRVDEWDRMIDINIKGLLYGVAAALPVFQQQNSGHFINIASVAGLKVFSPGGTVYSGTKFAVRAISEGLRHEVGGRIRTTTIEPGAVDSELKFGSSHQASRDFVVDFYQQAIPAESVARAIAFAIEQPADVDINEIVLRPTVQEF; via the coding sequence ATGAGCAACAACATTTCCGGAAAAGTGGTGATCATCACTGGAGCCAGCAGCGGTTTGGGCGAAGCCACGGCCCGCCATCTGGCGGCCCTCGGGGCTCGGGTCGTCCTGGCGGCGCGTCGCAAGGACAAACTGGATGCCTTGGTAACGGAGCTGGTGGCCGCAGGTGGCCAGGCGGTTGCCTACCAGACCGATGTCACCTCCCAGGATGATATCAAGGCGCTGATCCAGGGCGCGGTGGACACCTTCGGCCGCCTCGACGTGCTGGTCAACAACGCCGGTCTGATGGCTATCGCGCCCCTGAGCGAGGGGCGTGTGGACGAGTGGGACCGCATGATCGACATCAACATCAAGGGATTGCTGTATGGGGTTGCGGCCGCGCTGCCGGTGTTCCAACAGCAAAACAGCGGTCATTTCATCAATATCGCCTCGGTCGCCGGCCTGAAGGTATTCAGCCCAGGCGGTACGGTCTACAGCGGCACTAAGTTCGCAGTTCGCGCTATTTCCGAGGGGCTGCGCCATGAGGTTGGCGGTCGTATTCGGACCACCACCATCGAGCCGGGTGCCGTCGATTCCGAGCTCAAGTTCGGTAGCTCCCACCAAGCCAGCCGCGATTTCGTGGTCGACTTCTACCAGCAGGCCATTCCTGCCGAGTCGGTGGCACGCGCTATAGCCTTCGCCATCGAGCAGCCTGCCGATGTCGACATCAACGAGATCGTGCTGCGCCCGACGGTGCAGGAGTTCTAA
- a CDS encoding putative quinol monooxygenase: MNTSSNVLVSIAVLKAKAGKEQALKEELLTLIEPTRAEPGNLDYVLFEQRDEQGTFYMREAFRDQAALDAHFSMPYFQRFAATADDLLQEPLQLIFLEQVSA; this comes from the coding sequence ATGAATACGTCCAGTAACGTGTTGGTATCAATTGCCGTGCTCAAGGCCAAGGCAGGCAAAGAACAGGCATTGAAAGAAGAATTGCTGACGCTGATAGAGCCGACCCGCGCAGAGCCGGGCAATCTCGATTATGTGTTGTTCGAGCAGCGTGACGAGCAGGGCACTTTCTACATGCGCGAGGCTTTCAGGGATCAGGCGGCGCTGGATGCGCATTTTTCGATGCCTTACTTTCAGCGATTTGCCGCCACGGCAGATGATCTGCTGCAAGAGCCGTTGCAACTGATATTCCTTGAACAGGTATCGGCCTGA
- the hsp20 gene encoding small heat shock protein sHSP20, with the protein MDIDFKKLAPWNWFKNEQQEQQTASSLPVQRNDLPAASGPVSPILQLHREIDRLFDDAFRGFGFPALAMPRLPSDWSGMLKPALDIQETDKQYKIALEVPGVEEKDIQITLDNDVLVVRGEKRQEQEKKEGGFHRVERSYGSFQRALNLPDDANQDSIKASFKNGVLTVTIDKREVSAPKQGRSIPINS; encoded by the coding sequence ATGGACATCGATTTCAAGAAGTTGGCTCCCTGGAACTGGTTCAAGAACGAGCAGCAAGAGCAGCAGACCGCCTCTTCCCTGCCGGTGCAGCGCAATGACCTGCCAGCGGCGAGCGGGCCAGTCAGCCCGATCCTGCAACTGCATCGCGAGATCGACCGGCTGTTCGATGACGCATTCCGGGGCTTCGGTTTTCCGGCGCTGGCCATGCCGCGGCTGCCATCCGATTGGTCGGGCATGCTGAAGCCGGCCCTGGATATCCAGGAAACCGACAAGCAGTACAAGATTGCCCTGGAAGTGCCCGGTGTCGAGGAAAAGGACATCCAGATCACCCTCGACAACGACGTGCTGGTGGTGCGTGGCGAGAAGCGCCAGGAACAGGAGAAGAAGGAAGGTGGCTTCCACCGTGTGGAGCGCTCCTACGGCAGCTTTCAGCGCGCCTTGAACCTGCCTGACGACGCCAACCAGGATTCGATCAAGGCATCGTTCAAGAACGGGGTGCTCACGGTCACGATCGACAAGCGCGAGGTCAGCGCGCCGAAGCAGGGACGTTCGATCCCGATCAACAGCTGA
- a CDS encoding LysR family transcriptional regulator → MIRIDDLGLFIRSAALGSFTAAALEADLLPGQVAAAIKRLERELDVRLFARTTRSLRLTAEGEQYLPTAHSVLETLQQGKENLRGENTTLRGVLQVTAPSDLGRNILLPWLTLFRRQHPELTLRFFLSDQMANLFRDPVDVAIRYGPNEDANYVALPLAPRNQRVLVASPEYVQRCGSPQTPDDLSKHSCLLYLQNGRVYDKWNLGGQTVQVSGPLFSDDADVVRRWSLEGEGIAYKSWLDVSADIAAERLLVLLPDYPGEASPLSLVCPHRKQISPAVSQLHTWLSSQFSALETRAAVHPAPRTAQSERPVTPVRSLGCSRRG, encoded by the coding sequence ATGATCCGCATCGATGATCTTGGTTTATTCATCCGCAGCGCCGCGCTGGGCAGTTTCACCGCAGCGGCGCTGGAGGCTGATCTGCTGCCTGGTCAGGTCGCTGCCGCCATCAAACGTCTGGAACGCGAACTGGACGTGCGCCTATTCGCCCGTACGACGCGCAGCCTGCGATTGACTGCCGAGGGCGAGCAATATCTGCCCACCGCCCACTCAGTGCTAGAGACCCTGCAGCAAGGCAAGGAAAACCTGCGGGGTGAGAACACCACGCTGCGGGGCGTGCTGCAAGTGACAGCGCCGTCCGATCTGGGGCGCAACATACTGCTGCCGTGGCTGACGCTGTTCCGCCGTCAGCATCCTGAATTGACGTTGCGTTTTTTCCTGTCGGACCAGATGGCCAATCTGTTTCGCGACCCGGTGGACGTGGCGATTCGCTACGGTCCAAATGAAGACGCCAACTACGTGGCACTGCCGCTTGCACCTCGGAACCAGCGGGTGCTGGTTGCCTCGCCGGAGTATGTGCAACGCTGCGGTTCTCCCCAAACACCGGATGACTTGAGCAAGCATTCCTGCCTGCTCTATCTGCAAAATGGCCGGGTCTACGACAAGTGGAACCTGGGCGGGCAAACCGTGCAGGTTTCGGGACCGTTGTTCAGCGATGACGCTGATGTCGTGCGGCGCTGGTCATTGGAGGGTGAAGGTATCGCCTACAAATCCTGGCTGGATGTCAGTGCAGATATCGCCGCAGAGCGTCTGCTTGTGCTGCTGCCGGATTATCCTGGCGAAGCGTCACCGTTGAGTCTGGTGTGCCCGCATCGCAAGCAGATCAGCCCTGCGGTTTCTCAGCTTCACACGTGGCTGAGTAGCCAGTTTTCTGCTCTGGAGACTCGCGCCGCCGTACATCCAGCTCCTCGCACGGCGCAGTCGGAACGTCCGGTAACCCCTGTAAGGTCTCTCGGCTGCTCTCGCCGAGGATGA
- the istA gene encoding IS21 family transposase, whose product MRKIREVLRLKFDCGLSVRKIARSLVIGHSSAGDYLSRFAASGLTWPTTLSDAELERQLFPPAPVVPSEQRPLPDWAWVHAELRRPGVTLALLWQEYRLSQPQGFQYSWFCEHYRAWAGKLDVVMRQEHRVGEKLFVDYAGQTVPVIDRHSGEIRQAQIFVAVLGASSYTFAEATWSQQLPDWLGSHARCFAFLGGVPEIVVPDNLRSAVSKAHRYEPDINPSYRDLAGHYGVAVVPARARKPRDKAKAEVGVQVVERWILAALRNRQFFSLDELNTAIGVLLERLNRRPFRKLPGSRQSAFETLDRPALRPLPEQPYVYAEWKKARVHIDYHVEVDGHYYSVPYQLVKQQLEVRLTARTVECFHGNQRVASHVRSPQKGRHSTQTEHMPRNHREHAEWTPQRLVRWAEQTGPHTTDVIRHILERRIHPTHGYRACLGILRLGKTHGEECLEAACQRALGLGACSYRNLESILRQGLERLPLAQPNLPLLPDDHANLRGPGYYH is encoded by the coding sequence ATGCGTAAAATCCGCGAGGTGCTGCGCCTCAAGTTCGACTGCGGCCTGTCCGTCCGCAAGATCGCCCGCAGCCTGGTCATCGGCCACAGCAGTGCCGGTGACTACCTCAGTCGCTTTGCCGCCAGCGGCCTCACCTGGCCCACCACGTTGTCCGATGCGGAGCTGGAGCGTCAGCTGTTTCCACCGGCACCCGTGGTGCCCAGCGAGCAGCGGCCACTGCCCGACTGGGCATGGGTGCATGCCGAGCTGCGCCGGCCCGGCGTGACCCTGGCACTGCTCTGGCAGGAGTATCGGCTGAGCCAGCCGCAGGGCTTCCAGTACAGCTGGTTCTGCGAGCATTACCGGGCCTGGGCCGGCAAGCTGGACGTGGTGATGCGCCAGGAACATCGCGTCGGCGAGAAGCTGTTCGTCGACTACGCCGGGCAGACGGTGCCGGTGATCGACCGCCACAGCGGCGAGATCCGTCAGGCGCAGATCTTCGTCGCGGTGCTCGGCGCATCCAGCTACACCTTCGCCGAAGCCACCTGGTCGCAGCAGTTGCCGGACTGGCTGGGCTCGCACGCCCGCTGCTTCGCCTTCCTCGGCGGGGTACCGGAGATCGTGGTGCCGGACAATCTGCGCAGCGCGGTGAGCAAGGCCCATCGCTACGAGCCGGACATCAACCCCAGCTACCGCGACCTGGCCGGGCACTACGGGGTGGCGGTGGTACCGGCGCGGGCCCGCAAGCCGCGCGACAAGGCCAAGGCCGAAGTCGGCGTGCAGGTGGTGGAACGCTGGATCCTCGCCGCGCTGAGGAACCGCCAGTTCTTCTCGCTGGACGAACTCAACACGGCCATCGGCGTGCTGCTGGAGCGGCTCAACCGGCGACCGTTCAGGAAGCTGCCGGGCTCCCGACAGTCGGCCTTCGAGACCCTGGATCGCCCGGCCCTGCGCCCGCTGCCGGAGCAGCCCTACGTCTATGCCGAGTGGAAGAAGGCCCGGGTGCATATCGACTACCACGTCGAGGTCGACGGGCATTACTACTCGGTGCCCTATCAGCTGGTGAAGCAGCAACTGGAGGTGCGCCTGACGGCGCGCACCGTGGAGTGCTTCCACGGCAACCAGCGGGTCGCCAGCCATGTGCGCTCCCCGCAGAAAGGTCGGCACAGCACCCAGACCGAGCACATGCCGCGCAACCATCGCGAGCATGCCGAGTGGACGCCGCAGCGCCTGGTGCGCTGGGCGGAACAGACCGGCCCCCATACGACCGACGTGATCCGCCACATCCTCGAGCGGCGCATCCATCCGACCCACGGCTACCGGGCCTGCCTGGGCATCCTGCGCCTGGGCAAGACGCATGGCGAGGAGTGCCTGGAAGCGGCTTGCCAGCGCGCACTCGGCCTCGGCGCCTGTAGCTACAGGAACCTCGAATCGATCCTGCGCCAGGGCCTCGAGCGCCTGCCGCTGGCCCAGCCGAACCTGCCGCTGCTGCCGGACGACCACGCCAACCTGCGCGGCCCCGGCTACTACCACTGA
- a CDS encoding ArsR/SmtB family transcription factor, with product MNIDINEALKALANPMRLDILNWLKDPRTNFPEQEVDPETVGVCVSIIQERTGLSQSTTSLYLTSLQRAHLVTSQRIGPWTYYKRHDENIDAFFKVLQEKI from the coding sequence ATGAACATTGACATCAACGAAGCCCTGAAAGCCTTGGCGAACCCGATGCGCCTTGACATCCTCAATTGGCTCAAGGATCCCAGGACGAACTTTCCCGAGCAGGAAGTCGACCCGGAAACAGTAGGCGTGTGCGTCAGCATCATCCAGGAGCGCACCGGCCTTTCGCAGTCCACTACATCGCTTTACCTCACATCCCTGCAGCGCGCGCACCTGGTAACCTCGCAGCGGATAGGCCCTTGGACCTATTACAAACGCCACGACGAAAATATCGATGCCTTTTTCAAAGTGCTGCAAGAAAAGATCTAG